One genomic window of Dehalobacter sp. includes the following:
- a CDS encoding DUF190 domain-containing protein: MVKISGQARRIRIYIGEASKYKGVSLYHTIVLKAKELGLAGATVFRGIEGFGANTRIKTSRILDLSNDLPIVIEVIDSAEYLQDFLLFLDEVVNEGLITVEDLEVMKYSPKK; this comes from the coding sequence ATGGTAAAGATATCCGGTCAGGCAAGACGCATCCGCATCTACATTGGAGAAGCCAGCAAATATAAAGGAGTATCCCTCTATCACACGATTGTCTTAAAGGCCAAAGAGCTGGGCCTGGCAGGTGCGACTGTCTTTAGGGGAATTGAAGGATTCGGCGCCAATACGAGAATCAAAACGTCCAGGATACTGGATCTTTCCAATGACCTTCCCATCGTTATTGAAGTAATAGACAGCGCTGAGTATCTGCAGGACTTTCTGCTTTTTTTGGACGAGGTCGTCAATGAAGGATTAATAACCGTCGAAGATCTGGAAGTTATGAAATATTCGCCAAAAAAATAA
- the murI gene encoding glutamate racemase encodes MRIGFFDSGVGGITVLHEAIKQLPREDFIYYADIDHVPYGTKSKEEVLKLVLDAVDFMAAEGIKILVVACNTATSIAINELRQRYDFPILGMEPAVKPAVENNGSKRILVMATPLTLREEKYQNLVTRLDQDHLVDGKAFPELVEYAENFYFDKDEILKYLNRKLGTHNLTEYGTVVLGCTHFPYFKRVLQELFPADTHIIDGSTGTVNYLKKILTERKLFAEDGHGEVAFYSSGRKEPSESRYARYLLLLDQDQ; translated from the coding sequence ATGCGCATAGGCTTCTTTGACTCCGGGGTCGGTGGAATCACCGTACTGCATGAAGCGATCAAGCAGCTGCCCCGGGAGGATTTTATTTATTACGCGGATATTGATCATGTGCCTTATGGGACCAAAAGCAAGGAAGAAGTCCTGAAACTGGTTTTGGATGCTGTTGATTTCATGGCTGCTGAAGGGATAAAAATTCTGGTAGTTGCCTGCAATACGGCGACGAGTATTGCCATCAATGAGCTTCGCCAAAGATATGATTTTCCAATCCTTGGCATGGAACCAGCAGTAAAACCAGCTGTCGAAAATAATGGTTCCAAGAGAATCCTGGTCATGGCCACCCCGCTCACACTTCGCGAAGAAAAGTATCAAAATCTGGTCACCAGACTGGATCAGGACCATCTTGTAGATGGCAAAGCATTTCCGGAGCTTGTTGAATATGCAGAGAATTTTTATTTTGACAAAGATGAAATCCTGAAATACCTGAATCGCAAACTTGGCACTCATAATTTGACCGAGTATGGTACTGTCGTTTTAGGATGCACACACTTTCCATATTTTAAGCGGGTTCTGCAGGAACTGTTTCCTGCTGATACGCACATTATTGATGGAAGTACCGGAACGGTCAATTATCTGAAAAAAATCCTGACCGAAAGAAAACTTTTTGCTGAGGACGGTCATGGTGAGGTCGCTTTCTATTCTTCAGGCCGAAAAGAGCCTTCGGAATCCCGTTATGCCCGGTATCTTCTGCTGCTAGATCAGGATCAATAA